Proteins encoded in a region of the bacterium genome:
- a CDS encoding glycosyltransferase family 2 protein: IQNINLEQNRFGFEPEVTAKIAKIKNCRIYEVGISYHGRTYQEGKKINWKDGVSAIWCILKYNLF, from the coding sequence TCATACAAAATATCAACCTCGAACAAAATCGGTTTGGATTCGAACCGGAAGTAACGGCAAAAATTGCAAAAATTAAAAATTGCAGGATATACGAAGTCGGGATTTCATATCACGGACGAACTTATCAAGAAGGAAAAAAGATTAATTGGAAAGATGGTGTGTCGGCAATCTGGTGCATATTAAAATATAACCTGTTTTGA